In Oreochromis aureus strain Israel breed Guangdong linkage group 6, ZZ_aureus, whole genome shotgun sequence, the genomic window AGGAGATCGCCCCATCGGTACCGGCCGCGCTGACCAGGGTGACTAGCGCAGCCCCGAATACAACAGCAAGGAAGTGTTTCATTTTGACGCGTCCTCGTTTTCCTAAGCCCTGTCTTCCTGCTTGCCGGCGGCTTGGCTCCGAGCCTTATCTCTGCGCTGCAGCCTCGCTTTAGGCTATAAATATCCTtccctctgcctctctctctcttccctctgAGTGTGATGCGCTGTACCTGAGCTCAGGCTCCCCGTCAACATACTGCGTAAAGCCAGCCACAACCAATCCCACATCCGGTcataattttcaaaataaactgaaaaagcCAAGATTTATTTCAATTGCTTATACACAAGGAAAACTCATTATTGATAATACAAGAAATAAAAAGGGGGGAGGATGGAATAAGAACGAAAAGTAAGCGAGACAACCCGCAGGTTGCAGCAGGGACGTAATAAGTTAGTAGAAGAGTATGaataagcataaatgacaaaataacacaaaaaagaTTGTATTATGGCCCTTACAGCAACTCATTCAGAgcattatttatgttaaaacacgCACATTCAATTTAGAGAATGCATGCTGCTACAGCTTCAGATGCTTCTGTTGTCATTTCCTGCTCATTTGTCCTGTCAGACAAATGAGCTTGTTTTTGtataattttttcttttgtagaaGATATTTTACACAATAATATACAATATTGCAAATTTAAGGATCCTAAATCCTAATCCTAAATCTCACCCCCAACCAGGCATGGCAGATCGCTGCCCCTGCCTGAGCCTGGTTCAGCCAGAGGTttcttttcctgttaaaagggagtttttccttctcactgttgtcaagtgcttgctcatacagggtttttaccttaaaatataaagcaccgtgaggtgactgttgttgtgatttggagttatataaataaaatttaattgagcTTTCACCcttttaaacttctttttttatacACTTAAGCAATCTATTAATTTTTCAAAACAATTTTTCAAAACTTGCAGACATGGTCTTAGGCTGTTGAGCAACACAGTTCACCAAAGCTGTGGTattaatataaaaagaaaaggtgttttgttttgtttttatttgtgtgccATAAACAATTAGAATTTGCCATTTTATGTAttaattgagtttttccctGGTCACATAAAATGCCTCACTTCCTCTTTGCTGCTGGGTGCTATATGCTCACTTgatgcagctgtctgtgtgtgctgGATGGAGCTGTGGGGGTGTGTCCACAGTGCAGCAGTGAACCAACTCCATGTACCGAAaggccacaacattaaaaccactgacagatgaaatgaaaaacacttAACATTTTTGAGAAGATGCTATCTTCACCCAGCAAGCCTCTGGTATGCTACTTTGACACATACATTGGGCCTAAACATGGCTGCACTTagtcagtgtcagtgtttccACTCACTATATTAAAAATGTCAATTTAGCAGTAATGGATAAATTTATAGCTCACTGGCACACATGTTCTTCTCTGACTAAATTcggaaaaacaaaactgctaCAGCACCAACTcctgtttaaatttgttcacatattttattctgacaaaaacagaaaaacaaaacaccaaagattgtttatttttatataaaattagagcagcatttaattatttttacagGCTTGAATGACCTAAAACACATCCCCTTTTCATCaataatttacagtttgcatCAAACACGCCTGACTGGTTTGTTTTCAAAAGTCTGCATTGAGTTTATACAGTTTCCACCGAAGTGCAGATTCAACTACAGGAAGGAAAGACCGCATCAGATCAATTAGAGGAAGTGCTAAAGTGCTGAGACATTCAGAGGGTTAAAGAAGCATTTAAGTTTAAGCCTTTTGATAACAAAGCAAAATCGAAATGAGGACATGATGGGTTTTTATTCAGCCAGCTGTTGgaataaaaaacagacattgcTTCTTTTTTAAGAAGGCACAGAAGGCAGACCGAATCAACACGCAGTCTGATTCATAATCAAACCACAGATGTGCTGACtcgttttttaaaaacaccttttgcatgtgttttattAAGTGTGCAGAGATGAAAATCAGCAGTAATcgcatgtttttgtctgtacgGCTCACTGCCTCTTCTCCACCTGACAGGACAGGCATGTGTCCATGAAGGAAGGCTTGAGCGCTTTACTGCGTCTTCTTATCTGTCTGCTTCTCCATGTAGCTGTTGTACTGGCTGTCTGTCTTCAGCAGTTTGTCCCACCAAGTGAAGGTGGAGGCGTAGTTCCCGACAAAGTTCATGTGGTGGAAGTCGTGGAAACGAGCGCCGGCGTAGAACGGGATCAGGTGGAGCGGGTTCAAAGGAATGTCGTAACCGCTAATAGAaataagaagaggaaaaaagataAGTCATAATGTCAACCAAAAAATGACCAACTTTCACAAATAAGTAAAAATCTTTGATGATAACTATcctcctaaaacaaaaacatttgtctTTTTCAGAAAGCAAAATGGTTCTCAAAGTGTGTTACTGAAGAAAAGATGGGTTTAACTTGGTTCTGTCCTCAGGctgatgttttcagttttagaaAAGTGTGCAGAATGTttgtactagagatggaccgatccgatattacgtctcggtatcggtccgatactgacgtaaattactggatcagatatcggagggaaataaaaaatgtaatccgatccattaaatatcaaaaaagcacctcaaaaaacttgcgacatggcgtaactcggctcataaccgtagcacgtcggagcagtatgcgtcacgtgatagagcagctgtgtgtatttgtagcctcgctagcaatccgGCAGTTCATCTCCgagaaagttatcccagagagaagtaaagcaagtgtgtaagttcatctctgaatgtttataAAGCATTCcagcgttaagcttaacaaccgatatatggagcgagtgcctcttctctctccctcaccttcctgctgctacttcaatcatgaaactgatcaatgatcagctgattggcttttctgtcgcgagtccatctctcttgtttgtttttggcccacttcgcaccagaaagaggaaaccagcggctgaacaacagcagcacgtttaagcttgataagctgttgttagaatttatttaatattactttctacaccaggatccttttctatgtagctgacggctggtaactgtgcaggggtggatctagcaaagtttagccaggggggcaagtagagcattaacagggaaaagggggcacaaagacatacttttctttcttattctcatttaaaatgcctagcttttaataaataattaaccaaatcttacacccaaagttttaatctgatgtaaaatgtatagaagtccattactgtatatagtaactattaagtctaatataccctagtaagctatagtactttttcctttgggaagataccatctgtgcagtctgcaattctgttgaagaaagatgttgaatctatttaattattcttgaaaaataattgatttctgtgcattttttttcacactgcatcaaattaaagttgattacgtcgattaagcatcacgaggtggagggtgggtggttccttattttttttttttttttttttgctgggagttttagaaccctattagttaggttgcttactctttaaaataccagaatagggaggatggagtaggtttaagtttattagattgatcagtgttgctgaactatgaaatattttgggtgcagtgtattttttgcatacaggtataacagaatagctttagtgtttttgtttttttttaacttgagtatgaacttatacaaaaagcagcaagatattaaaaaaacagttttattgattaaaaaacacactatatcggattcatatcggtatcggcagatatccaaatttatgatatcggtatcggtatcggacataaaaaagtggcatcgtgccatctctagtttgtACAAGACTACTTAAGCTTGGTTAATCAGTTAATTAGTTTGAATCATTTTACTTATATCACaagaaattaaataataaaaagaagaaatcaaTTGACAGATGGAAAGGGCGCATGTCGTAGCTTCAGCTTATGAACCCCTAACCCTGATTATAAATTATTgacactttaaattaaaaaattaaatcaacTACTAGTCAAGTGTATAttccctttgtgtgtgtgtgtgcgtgtgtatctatatgtatgtgtgttgtaCCGGCAGACTGTGAGCTTTGTGTCTTCCCATAACTTTATGGTGTTCAGTAACTGTATGCAAATGTTTATGATTTACTTTACTTTGACTGTTAATTTGCTTCatcatttatgtttaatgttgatTGTTATCAAACTTATCAAACTGTTTTTCCTGAGTTTTCTGAATATCTTGACCTGAGCCTTTTCTTAAAAAGACGCTATACaaataaatgtgttattttgattattatcattattattatcattattattattattcagtaaacattgttttcatagaaaaagataattaaataatattattatcaAAAGTACTATTACTAAACTACAAATGTGTGATAATGTGCCCTGTATTAACACAAAGGAGTTCATGAAGACTGTTTAACAGAACATCTGATGAGCTCTGTGGCCCTCTAGTGGACGACCTCGACACACCACAAACTAAAATTAAGATGTATTCTTAATCAGTTTGATCGGGCTCAGTGATGaagctgtaaaataaaaatgagtgaaaacaaaCTACATTGTCCTATTTACAGCCACCATAATAAACCATCTGGCACAAGGCTGTTTCTGGACAAGAGGTTCAGGTTAAAGAGGAATTAAAACCTCCAACTTCTCTCCTCACTCCCACCATCTGTATCTTTCCCACAAATCTCATTGGGTTgaagggagagaatgagagaaggagagagataCAAGGAAAAATCCCCCTGTGCTTCCTTGAGCTGCATTTAAGAGATTGAAAGATcatctctgattgtggaatgaTTTTCAGGAGAGCGAGGAGTTATTTAGTAAAAAGGAAAGCGCCCACTGTGTCCTACCTGTGGACATCGATGGTCTCCATCAGACGGAAGGCGACCCAGGCCCAGAGCAAGAACACGTGGTTGCAGAAGATCATGATGCCAATGAAGAAGCCAGCCCCAAGGATGATCGTCTCAACGGGGTGAGCGTATTCTGCCTGCATGCCAAACGGAGCCTGAGGCAAAGGAGAGACATGCTGAGTGTACGTACACatagtttttttaatttatttttttattgtaaacagCTGCTAAAACACGCTTAATAAGTAACTCTTCTGTAAAGAGACTCAGCAGAAAGCTGTGTTTATTCATCTTATCACTCATCTGTTTTACTCACAGTGAACTCATGGTGGACTTTGTGGATGTACTTGTAGATCCGGCGGTGATGCAGTATGCGATGAAGGAAATAGTGCCAGGCATCCTCAACAACAGCACAGCCGAAGCACTGAGCCAGGAGATATGGCCTGGAGAAGAAGGCCAAGAGAGGAGGTTTACAAAAGCACACTGAAATTATCCCAACAGACAGATCTGACAGACAATTAGCAGCATGTGGAACAACTGTGTTAAATGTGTAAAGCATATTCAAATGTTGCCTTTCTATTTAGAAGCAGTTCAACATATCAGGTCATGTATAATAAAATGTaagtatatttttatataaattatTGCTGTGCAAGAGCAAAAAAATTCTTTCAGTCTTAAAGAGTCTCATTGTAACCATAACTATTGTATTCAGGGAGTCCACATTTGATTTCACAGTTACACTTTGCTAAATAAAGCTGGGTTAATAC contains:
- the msmo1 gene encoding methylsterol monooxygenase 1 — its product is MAVNGTANILSSAYLAVEYVDAVLPENPFQPSLKHAWGYMLDNYTKFQIATWGSLIVHELIYFLFCLPGFLFQFLPFMQKYKIQQDKPETWEKQWRCFKMLLFNHFCIQLPLICGTYYFTEYFNIPYDWDSMPRWPYLLAQCFGCAVVEDAWHYFLHRILHHRRIYKYIHKVHHEFTAPFGMQAEYAHPVETIILGAGFFIGIMIFCNHVFLLWAWVAFRLMETIDVHSGYDIPLNPLHLIPFYAGARFHDFHHMNFVGNYASTFTWWDKLLKTDSQYNSYMEKQTDKKTQ